A genomic region of Caulobacter sp. NIBR2454 contains the following coding sequences:
- the phnC gene encoding phosphonate ABC transporter ATP-binding protein, with product MSDAVLSIRQVAKTFGARKALGGVSLDVARGEMIALIGPSGSGKSTLLRSISGLQTIDAGDGRIEAFGAKIQAKGKVADDVRHTRIRIGFIFQQFNLVGRLSLFTNVALGSLGRIPFWRGLLGRWPAETKNAAMAALARVGVADYAAQRANTLSGGQQQRAAIARALVQKAKIILADEPVASLDPVSARKVMELLRDLNKTDGLTVVVTLHQVDYALRYCDRVVALKAGQKVYDGPASGLDRKTLIDIYGPEFEDVFWEGAPQ from the coding sequence TTGTCGGACGCCGTTCTTTCAATCCGTCAGGTCGCCAAGACCTTCGGCGCGCGCAAAGCCCTTGGCGGGGTTTCGCTGGACGTCGCGCGGGGTGAGATGATCGCCCTCATCGGCCCCTCGGGGTCAGGTAAATCCACCCTGCTGCGCTCGATCAGCGGTCTGCAGACGATCGACGCGGGCGACGGCCGTATCGAGGCCTTTGGCGCCAAGATCCAGGCCAAGGGCAAGGTGGCGGACGACGTGCGCCACACGCGCATCCGCATCGGCTTCATCTTCCAGCAGTTCAATCTGGTGGGCCGGCTGAGCCTGTTCACCAATGTGGCGCTCGGTTCGCTGGGGCGCATCCCCTTCTGGCGGGGTCTGCTCGGCCGTTGGCCGGCCGAGACCAAGAACGCGGCCATGGCCGCCCTCGCACGGGTCGGAGTCGCCGACTACGCCGCCCAGCGCGCCAACACCCTGTCTGGCGGCCAGCAGCAGCGCGCCGCCATCGCCCGAGCCTTGGTCCAGAAGGCCAAGATCATCCTGGCCGACGAGCCGGTGGCCTCGCTGGACCCGGTTTCGGCGCGCAAGGTGATGGAACTGCTGCGCGACCTGAACAAGACCGACGGCCTCACAGTCGTCGTCACCCTGCACCAGGTCGATTACGCCCTGCGCTACTGCGACCGCGTGGTCGCCCTCAAGGCCGGGCAGAAGGTCTATGACGGACCGGCGAGCGGCCTCGACCGCAAGACTCTTATCGACATCTACGGCCCGGAATTCGAAGACGTGTTCTGGGAAGGAGCCCCGCAATGA
- a CDS encoding glycosyltransferase family 4 protein, translated as MRILLATDAWEPQVNGVVRTLTRVMAELKAMGHEVEVVSPDQFPTVPMPTYPEIKLALGAYEPVQEKFKSFEPEAIHIATEGPIGLAARRICLEWRLPFTTSYHTRFPEYVSARLPLPQPLALGAGYAYMRWFHKPSGRLMVATPTMRDELITHGFRNISPWSRGVDVDVFRPRKKGDPDVFEGLARPIFLNVGRVAVEKNIEAFAALDLPGTKVIVGDGPQREELAEQYPDVVFTGAKFGDELAQAFACADVFVFPSLTDTFGLVILEAMAAGVPVAAFSAPGPIDIIPGSGCGVLAEGYDGDLRQACLDCLELDRKAVRAFAEKYSWRACAEEFLQNLQPYPEPEKTRFWRRLRRLARLRRGTAGKAA; from the coding sequence ATGAGGATTCTGCTCGCCACCGACGCCTGGGAGCCGCAGGTCAACGGCGTCGTGCGCACCCTCACCCGCGTTATGGCCGAGCTCAAGGCCATGGGTCACGAGGTCGAGGTGGTGAGCCCCGATCAGTTCCCAACCGTCCCCATGCCCACCTATCCGGAGATCAAGCTGGCTCTGGGGGCGTACGAGCCGGTGCAGGAAAAGTTCAAGTCCTTCGAGCCCGAGGCGATTCACATCGCCACCGAGGGTCCGATCGGGCTGGCGGCGCGGCGTATATGCCTGGAATGGCGACTGCCCTTCACCACCAGCTACCACACCCGCTTTCCCGAATATGTCTCGGCGCGCCTGCCCCTGCCCCAGCCCTTGGCCCTGGGCGCCGGCTACGCCTACATGCGCTGGTTCCACAAGCCGTCGGGCCGGCTGATGGTGGCGACGCCCACCATGCGCGACGAGCTGATCACACATGGCTTCCGCAACATCTCGCCCTGGTCTCGCGGGGTGGACGTCGATGTCTTCCGGCCCCGCAAGAAGGGCGATCCTGACGTCTTCGAGGGCCTGGCTCGTCCGATCTTCCTTAATGTCGGCCGGGTGGCGGTGGAGAAGAACATCGAGGCCTTCGCGGCCCTGGATCTGCCCGGCACCAAGGTGATCGTCGGCGACGGACCGCAGCGTGAAGAGCTGGCCGAACAATATCCCGACGTGGTGTTCACCGGCGCCAAGTTCGGCGACGAACTGGCCCAGGCCTTCGCCTGCGCCGACGTCTTCGTCTTCCCGTCCCTGACCGACACCTTCGGCCTGGTGATCCTGGAAGCCATGGCGGCCGGCGTGCCCGTGGCCGCATTCTCGGCCCCTGGTCCGATAGACATCATCCCGGGTTCGGGATGCGGGGTGCTGGCGGAGGGCTATGACGGCGACCTGCGCCAGGCCTGCCTCGACTGCCTGGAACTGGATCGCAAGGCGGTGCGCGCCTTCGCCGAGAAGTATTCCTGGCGCGCCTGCGCGGAGGAATTCCTGCAGAATCTGCAGCCCTATCCCGAGCCCGAAAAAACGCGCTTCTGGCGCCGGTTGCGCCGACTGGCCCGCCTGCGTCGCGGAACAGCCGGCAAGGCGGCCTAG
- a CDS encoding hemolysin family protein translates to MTLLAIAIVLFLVLLNGVFAMSELAVVSSRRARLQTLADRGDKGAKIALAMAENPTRFLSAVQVGITLIGILAGAYGQATIAGAFDAWLEQFPVVGPYSEIIATAVVVVAITYVSLVFGELAPKRLALIHPEAIARRMAPPLALMAAAMRPFVTLLTSSTAGVLRLLGVRDERTNNITSEEVETVLAEGADAGLIEPEERSMIQEVLRLGDRQVRVAMTPRRDIFWVSLADTQAETLAEIRQCPYSRIVVAHGSDLDGDVGVVLKKDLADALLTGGALDLAALVQQPVAIPESMSLLRALALFKSTHLHLALVVDEFGSLQGVITPLDLLEMIAGDFPEAHDEVDGRMIRREDGSWLVDARLSLEELNEILGEQFEVEGDYHTVAGLVLDRLGRIPREGEILELGAFDVEIVDMDGSRIDKLILRTAKPRA, encoded by the coding sequence ATGACACTACTCGCCATCGCTATCGTCCTTTTCCTCGTTCTCCTGAACGGGGTTTTCGCCATGTCCGAACTGGCGGTGGTCTCATCCCGCCGCGCACGGCTGCAGACCCTCGCGGATCGAGGCGACAAGGGCGCCAAGATCGCGCTCGCCATGGCGGAAAACCCGACGCGGTTCCTGTCGGCCGTGCAGGTGGGCATCACCCTGATCGGCATCCTGGCCGGCGCCTACGGACAAGCCACCATCGCTGGGGCGTTCGATGCCTGGCTCGAACAGTTTCCGGTGGTCGGCCCCTATTCGGAGATCATCGCCACCGCCGTGGTGGTCGTGGCCATCACCTATGTCTCGCTGGTGTTCGGCGAACTGGCGCCCAAGCGCCTGGCCCTGATCCATCCCGAGGCCATCGCCCGTCGCATGGCGCCGCCGCTTGCGCTCATGGCTGCGGCGATGCGGCCCTTCGTGACCCTGCTGACCTCGTCCACCGCCGGCGTTCTGCGCCTGTTGGGCGTGCGGGACGAGCGGACCAACAACATCACCTCCGAAGAGGTCGAGACCGTCCTGGCCGAGGGGGCCGACGCGGGCCTGATCGAACCGGAAGAGCGCTCGATGATCCAGGAAGTTTTGCGTTTGGGCGATCGTCAGGTGCGGGTCGCGATGACGCCGCGCCGCGACATCTTCTGGGTCTCCCTCGCCGACACCCAGGCCGAGACCCTGGCCGAGATCCGCCAGTGCCCCTATTCGCGCATCGTCGTGGCTCATGGCTCCGACCTCGACGGCGACGTGGGGGTGGTGCTCAAGAAAGATCTCGCCGACGCCCTGCTGACAGGCGGGGCGCTGGACCTTGCCGCCTTGGTTCAGCAGCCGGTCGCCATCCCTGAGAGCATGTCGCTGCTGCGCGCCTTGGCCCTGTTCAAGAGCACGCACCTGCATCTGGCGCTGGTGGTGGACGAGTTCGGCTCGCTGCAGGGGGTGATCACCCCGCTGGACCTGCTTGAGATGATCGCCGGCGACTTCCCCGAAGCGCATGACGAGGTCGATGGCCGAATGATCCGCCGCGAGGACGGCTCATGGCTCGTCGACGCCCGCCTGAGCCTGGAGGAGTTGAACGAGATCCTGGGCGAGCAGTTCGAGGTCGAGGGGGACTATCACACCGTGGCCGGTCTTGTTCTGGACCGCCTGGGCCGCATCCCGCGCGAGGGCGAAATCCTGGAACTCGGCGCCTTTGATGTGGAGATCGTTGATATGGACGGCTCGCGGATCGACAAGCTGATCCTGCGGACCGCCAAGCCCCGGGCCTAG
- a CDS encoding type III PLP-dependent enzyme: MHTYHKPLDLVRERSPERPVALARPDAVAVAAHWFQTNFKGDVFYAVKANPSPWVIRELAAAGVNSFDVASVPEIELVAEHAPGGRMAFMHPVKSRRAIAAAYSDHGVRTFALDTHEELEKILEATGGAKDLNLIVRLGVAAEGASYSLSGKFGVDLHQAPALLLAARQATQDLMGVSFHVGSQCMRPTAYQAAMSQASRALVRAGVFADVVDVGGGFPSVYPGMIPPDMAEYTASIERGFADMMVHETTELWCEPGRALVAEASSLLVKVELKKGDALYLNDGSYGSMFDAAHFKWPFPVKAYQADGSGELSGELKPFRFYGPTCDSIDHMPGPFWLPEGVNEGDYIEIGMLGAYGVAMATRFNGYGDSDAAIVRDAPMASMFGLARRSIPTPKVETETNIVRLSRPKGGRKQRRKR, encoded by the coding sequence TTGCACACGTACCATAAGCCCCTGGACCTGGTCCGCGAGCGGTCCCCGGAACGTCCTGTCGCCCTTGCGCGACCGGACGCGGTGGCAGTAGCGGCGCACTGGTTCCAGACGAACTTTAAAGGCGATGTCTTTTATGCGGTGAAGGCCAATCCTTCGCCGTGGGTGATCCGCGAGCTCGCGGCCGCCGGCGTGAACTCCTTTGATGTGGCCTCGGTCCCCGAGATCGAGCTGGTGGCGGAACACGCCCCTGGCGGCCGCATGGCGTTCATGCATCCGGTCAAGAGCCGCCGCGCCATCGCGGCCGCATACAGCGACCACGGGGTGCGGACCTTCGCACTGGATACGCACGAGGAGCTCGAGAAGATTCTCGAGGCCACGGGCGGCGCCAAGGATCTAAACCTCATCGTGCGTCTCGGCGTCGCCGCCGAAGGCGCGTCCTATTCGCTGTCGGGCAAGTTCGGCGTCGACCTGCATCAGGCTCCGGCTCTGCTGCTGGCCGCGCGTCAGGCGACCCAGGACCTGATGGGCGTCTCCTTCCACGTGGGTTCGCAGTGCATGCGTCCGACCGCCTATCAGGCGGCGATGTCGCAGGCCTCGCGCGCCTTGGTCCGCGCCGGCGTGTTCGCCGACGTGGTCGATGTGGGCGGCGGCTTCCCGTCGGTCTATCCGGGCATGATTCCGCCCGACATGGCCGAGTACACGGCGTCCATCGAGCGCGGCTTCGCCGACATGATGGTCCACGAGACCACCGAACTGTGGTGCGAGCCCGGCCGGGCCCTGGTGGCGGAAGCCTCCTCCCTGCTGGTCAAGGTCGAGCTGAAGAAGGGCGACGCCCTTTATCTGAACGACGGCTCGTATGGTTCGATGTTCGACGCGGCCCACTTCAAGTGGCCTTTCCCGGTTAAGGCCTATCAGGCCGACGGCTCGGGCGAGTTGAGCGGCGAGTTGAAGCCGTTCCGCTTCTACGGCCCGACCTGCGACTCCATCGATCACATGCCTGGGCCGTTCTGGCTGCCCGAAGGCGTGAACGAGGGCGACTACATCGAGATCGGCATGCTCGGCGCGTACGGCGTCGCCATGGCCACCCGCTTCAACGGCTACGGCGACAGCGACGCGGCCATTGTGCGGGACGCCCCCATGGCGTCGATGTTCGGTCTGGCCCGGCGTTCGATCCCGACCCCCAAGGTCGAGACCGAAACCAACATCGTCCGCCTGTCTCGTCCCAAGGGCGGGCGCAAGCAACGCCGCAAGCGCTGA
- the phnE gene encoding phosphonate ABC transporter, permease protein PhnE, with protein sequence MTAVDTAHLKPPVRAFSDRIFDYLVWGGILVLLIISFGPAEMKKLPMLFSNSENMRQFGSEFLKPDFSQWKLYVAQMWLTIQIALWGTGIAVLAAVPLGLAGARNISPPWIRHPVRRLMDVLRSVPDLVIGTVFIVAVGLGPFAGVMALALNTGGVLGKLFSEAVESIDKGPVEGVRATGAAPLQEIVWGVIPQVAPLWTSYALYRFESNSRAATVLGLIGAGGIGQVLFDNLNSFSYANVAAIAVVIVAAVSLIDLLSQAIRGRLL encoded by the coding sequence ATGACCGCCGTCGATACAGCCCATCTCAAGCCGCCCGTCCGCGCCTTCTCCGACCGCATCTTCGACTATCTGGTCTGGGGCGGGATTCTGGTCCTGCTGATCATCAGCTTCGGCCCGGCCGAGATGAAGAAGCTGCCGATGCTGTTCTCCAATTCGGAGAACATGCGCCAGTTCGGGTCGGAGTTCCTGAAGCCCGACTTCAGCCAATGGAAGCTCTACGTCGCCCAGATGTGGCTGACGATCCAGATCGCCCTCTGGGGCACGGGGATCGCGGTGCTGGCGGCGGTGCCGCTCGGTCTGGCCGGCGCGCGCAATATCTCGCCGCCGTGGATTCGCCATCCGGTTCGTCGCCTGATGGACGTGCTGCGGTCGGTGCCCGATCTGGTCATCGGCACGGTGTTCATCGTCGCCGTGGGCCTGGGCCCGTTCGCGGGGGTGATGGCCCTGGCCCTGAACACCGGCGGCGTCCTGGGCAAGCTGTTCTCCGAAGCCGTCGAGTCCATCGACAAGGGCCCGGTCGAGGGCGTGCGCGCCACCGGCGCCGCGCCCCTGCAGGAGATCGTTTGGGGGGTGATCCCGCAGGTGGCTCCCCTGTGGACCTCTTATGCTCTCTATCGCTTTGAATCGAACAGCCGCGCGGCGACCGTGCTGGGCCTGATCGGCGCCGGCGGCATCGGTCAGGTGCTGTTCGATAACCTCAACAGCTTTTCCTACGCCAATGTCGCCGCCATCGCGGTGGTGATCGTGGCCGCGGTCAGCCTGATTGACCTTCTGTCCCAGGCGATCCGCGGGCGTCTGCTGTAA
- the phnD gene encoding phosphate/phosphite/phosphonate ABC transporter substrate-binding protein: MIRRSILAGAALAAMIGLSGCGKPDPGAGGPTTVNFSILAVENAQGLQTEWGPILADMEKATGYKIKPFFQSNYTSLIEAMRFKQTDVAWFSNQSGLEAVRRSNGEVFARTFDPSGADGYKSVLIVPASSKTTLEDVLKCDKTLDFGIGDAKSTSGTLAPMTYLFSPQAIKPERCFKTVRAANHQANLFAVAKGVLDVATNNSTSIRLNRERGESAANQIRVIWESPKLPEDPIVWRKDLDPAVKEKVRQFMLTYGKGEGPDAERQRANLRKLSIGGFVPADNTHLIPVREMEATGALAVAENEKDAAKIAEAKKALDAVRAERAALEAKTGKAAE, from the coding sequence ATGATCCGACGCAGCATTCTCGCCGGCGCCGCTCTGGCGGCGATGATCGGCCTTTCCGGTTGCGGCAAGCCCGATCCGGGCGCCGGCGGCCCGACCACCGTCAACTTCTCGATCCTGGCGGTCGAGAACGCCCAGGGTCTGCAGACCGAGTGGGGCCCGATCCTGGCCGACATGGAGAAGGCTACCGGTTACAAGATCAAGCCGTTCTTCCAGTCCAACTACACCTCCCTGATCGAGGCCATGCGCTTCAAGCAGACGGACGTGGCCTGGTTCTCGAACCAGTCGGGCCTTGAGGCCGTGCGCCGCTCCAACGGCGAAGTCTTCGCCCGCACCTTCGATCCGTCGGGCGCCGACGGATACAAGTCCGTGCTGATCGTTCCAGCCTCCAGCAAGACGACGCTGGAAGACGTGCTGAAGTGCGACAAGACCTTGGACTTCGGCATCGGCGACGCCAAGTCGACCTCGGGCACCCTGGCCCCAATGACCTATCTGTTCTCGCCCCAGGCCATCAAGCCGGAGCGGTGCTTCAAGACCGTCCGCGCGGCCAACCACCAGGCCAACCTCTTCGCCGTCGCCAAAGGGGTCCTGGACGTGGCGACCAACAACTCCACCTCCATCCGCCTGAACCGGGAGCGCGGCGAAAGCGCCGCCAATCAGATCCGCGTCATCTGGGAATCGCCCAAGCTGCCCGAGGACCCGATCGTCTGGCGCAAGGACCTCGACCCCGCGGTGAAGGAAAAGGTGCGCCAGTTCATGCTGACTTACGGGAAGGGCGAAGGCCCCGACGCCGAGCGCCAGCGCGCCAATCTGCGCAAGCTATCCATCGGCGGCTTCGTACCCGCCGACAACACGCACCTGATCCCCGTCCGCGAGATGGAGGCGACGGGCGCCCTGGCCGTGGCGGAGAACGAGAAGGACGCGGCCAAGATCGCGGAGGCCAAGAAGGCCCTGGACGCCGTGCGCGCCGAGCGCGCCGCGCTTGAAGCCAAGACCGGCAAGGCGGCGGAATAA